A stretch of the Phaeodactylum tricornutum CCAP 1055/1 chromosome 15, whole genome shotgun sequence genome encodes the following:
- a CDS encoding predicted protein, with protein sequence MLRRLTIKALDEEAHRHVANITITSTVTIRVTPKDDFLVSWAILWAGFVIASLVATWQVWKESRSLSTRRGQTEEEQATDGVSTADVARSIFRRLLLAAMASRIVLMPVQIWSTPVWWQFVGDTLPEMLFAAAWTLLVSFFVQLVGIATGTSTSTMPGIVIQGTAVASVLLYALLCCIYAALFGTVSYFCPRLLSILQPSLVQHGGLVTRISICTVLCISMFGAHTIGYARLVLAPPHRVFWWWNYGVLELLPSSIFLVIMNPSSNKSSEREHEDLSTDGSRKIGRTDSASSAMSHPTGNSRKQQETIALLKNSPVYGSSGKTTTT encoded by the exons ATGCTTCGACGACTAACCATCAAGGCTCTGGACGAGGAGGCGCACCGCCACGTTGCGAATATTACTATCACCTCGACAGTCACAATTCGGGTGACACCCAAGGACGATTTTCTTGTTTCATGGGCCATTTTGTGGGCTGGTTTTGTGATCGCGTCTCTAGTCGCGACGTGGCAAGTCTGGAAAGAATCGCGGAGTCTGTCGACTCGCCGAGGACAAACCGAAGAAGAGCAAGCCACCGATGGAGTTTCGACAGCCGATGTTGCCCGAAGTATC TTTCGACGCCTACTTCTCGCCGCTATGGCATCACGCATAGTTCTGATGCCCGTACAAATCTGGTCGACTCCCGTCTGGTGGCAGTTCGTGGGCGACACTTTGCCGGAAATGCTCTTTGCTGCAGCCTGGACATTACTGGTTAGCTTTTTTGTACAGTTGGTCGGGATTGCGACAGGAACGAGCACCAGCACCATGCCGGGTATTGTAATTCAAGGGACTGC TGTTGCGTCCGTACTACTGTACGCCTTGTTGTGCTGCATCTATGCAGCCTTGTTCGGGACTGTCTCGTATTTTTGTCCAAGACTGCTGTCGATTTTGCAACCCAGTTTGGTTCAACACGGTGGCTTGGTGACACGAATATCGATTTGCACCGTGCTGTGCATCTCCATGTTTGGAGCCCATACGATTGGCTATGCTCGACTCGTCTTAGCCCCACCCCATAGAGTATTCTGGTGGTGGAACTATGGAGTTTTGGAACTTTTGCCATCGAGTATTTTCCTCGTGATTATGAACCCCAGCTCGAATAAAAGCTCGGAGCGAGAACACGAAGACCTATCGACTGATGGAAGCCGCAAGATTGGGAGGACGGATTCCGCTAGCTCCGCTATGAGCCACCCAACGGGAAATAGTAGGAAACAGCAAGAGACAATTGCACTCCTCAAAAACTCGCCCGTGTACGGTTCTTCTGGAAAAACAACTACTACCTAA
- a CDS encoding predicted protein — MGPATATTTAPAGKVARRGSGKQTHSRSYPRGVGLDFRKLAGLTLLSYIDHHGVAVRAEAPPSELAVAVARHFEAMEVDEEECIGGFLERLEKGPGATEYARQTAFFDGRALALPARKRKRSKLAAGPGEQVAAKVTRTDENGSWILASVQRFYTDTETYDVQDEDDTSKLIRLPWSHVMRLSTGAEGCFKKDNDCMAIFPETTSFYRAKISKDPIWKVDRLGEPTVKEIIVKFEDDDDAQGRTPHRRVPARYVIPIPATYFYDEDDDVDLTPK, encoded by the exons ATGGGACCCGCCACTGCGACAACCACTGCACCCGCGGGAAAAGTAGCGCGTCGAGGCTCGGGAAAGCAAACCCATTCTCGGTCGTATCCACGTGGGGTTGGACTGGATTTTCGAAAGCTCGCAGGCCTTACGTTGTTGAGCTACATTGACCATCACG GCGTTGCGGTGCGTGCCGAAGCTCCTCCTTCGGAACTTGCTGTTGCCGTGGCCCGCCATTTTGAAGCAATGGAagttgacgaagaagaatgcATCGGTGGCTTTCTGGAACGTCTCGAAAAGGGACCGGGTGCTACGGAGTATGCTCGCCAAACGGCCTTTTTCGATGGGCGTGCTTTGGCCCTTCCTGcacgaaagagaaagcgcAGCAAACTGGCTGCCGGACCCGGTGAACAAGTCGCTGCCAAAGTTACCCGGACGGATGAAAACGGTTCTTGGATTTTGGCGTCCGTGCAGCGATTCTACACCGACACGGAAACGTACGATGTgcaagatgaagacgacacgAGTAAGCTCATCCGCTTGCCTTGGAGTCACGTGATGCGCCTTTCCACCGGGGCGGAAGGATGCTTCAAGAAAGATAACGATTGCATGGCTATTTTCCCCGAAACCACTTCGTTCTACCGTGCCAAAATTAGCAAGGATCCCATTTGGAAGGTGGATCGGTTGGGGGAGCCCACAGTGAAAGAGATCATCGTCAAGTttgaggatgacgatgacgctCAGGGGCGCACCCCTCACCGTCGCGTTCCGGCCCGTTATGTTATTCCGATACCGGCGACTTACTTTtatgacgaagacgacgacgtggatCTCACTCCAAAGTAA